The proteins below come from a single Tachypleus tridentatus isolate NWPU-2018 chromosome 13, ASM421037v1, whole genome shotgun sequence genomic window:
- the LOC143237669 gene encoding uncharacterized protein LOC143237669 — MDVPSRPSISRIIAKFDEHGTLHHMRKGRSGRKKSSTSPTREQEVIDIVLNSPRKSVLQLSRETGIPKSSVHRILKRSQFKSFIPSLVHALIEDDPDRRVEFCEWYFARCAGDDEVPLKIVWSDEATFKLNGSINRHNCTYWASENPHVTEEHHLNLHHIWMHLCQPDGLDEEEV; from the coding sequence ATGGATGTGCCATCTCGCCCCAGCATTTCACGCATCATCGCCAAGTTTGATGAACACGGAACTCTCCACCATATGAGAAAGGGTCGCTCCGGTCGAAAAAAATCATCAACAAGCCCAACAAGAGAGCAAGAGGTCATTGATATTGTTCTGAATTCTCCAAGAAAATCAGTGCTCCAACTGTCTCGTGAAACAGGTATCCCTAAATCCAGCGTTCATCGCATTTTGAAGCGTTCCCAATTCAAAAGTTTCATCCCATCGCTTGTTCACGCTCTGATTGAAGATGACCCTGATCGAAGGGTTGAGTTCTGTGAATGGTATTTTGCTAGATGTGCAGGCGATGATGAAGTTCcactcaaaattgtttggagtGACGAAGCAACGTTTAAGCTGAATGGCTCAATAAATCGACACAACTGCACCTACTGGGCTTCAGAAAATCCACATGTTACAGAGGAACATCACTTGAATTTGCACCATATCTGGATGCATCTATGCCAGCCAGATGGATTGGACGAAGAGGAAGTGTAG